A portion of the Paenibacillus marchantiae genome contains these proteins:
- the sleB gene encoding spore cortex-lytic enzyme, with product MRKMNIWLFTAILLMSALGIRYLLPGNTATESPNPSTPQVEEKSIPTFSTNAVKYGSYGQDVYELQGRLKYLGFYNGKIDSNFGSTTLKSVKWFQSEFGMKVDGVVGAKTKLKLYNASKQWSPTETPLHKDQTSGDSGKNNNTADKEQDNMGSANSMGLSENEIKIMANAVYGESRGEPFEGQVAVAAVILNRVKSPSFPNTPSGVIFQPGAFTAVADGQIYLEPNAQAKKAVEQAMNGWDPSGGCLYYFNPKTATSKWIWTRPQVKTIGQHIFCM from the coding sequence ATGCGAAAAATGAACATATGGCTTTTCACTGCTATTTTGCTGATGTCCGCATTGGGAATTCGTTATTTGCTTCCTGGGAATACAGCAACCGAAAGTCCAAACCCAAGTACCCCGCAAGTCGAAGAGAAGTCGATACCCACCTTTAGCACCAATGCTGTGAAATATGGAAGTTACGGTCAGGATGTATACGAGCTTCAAGGCCGACTGAAGTATTTGGGATTTTACAATGGTAAAATTGACAGTAATTTCGGCAGCACTACATTGAAATCGGTAAAATGGTTTCAATCGGAATTCGGCATGAAGGTAGATGGTGTCGTTGGAGCCAAAACCAAGCTGAAACTTTACAATGCTTCAAAACAATGGTCGCCAACAGAAACACCGTTGCACAAAGATCAAACTTCAGGAGATAGTGGGAAAAATAACAATACTGCGGATAAAGAGCAGGACAATATGGGCTCAGCCAATTCCATGGGGTTGTCGGAAAACGAAATCAAAATTATGGCTAACGCCGTATATGGTGAATCTCGCGGAGAGCCATTTGAAGGTCAAGTTGCAGTAGCGGCAGTTATCCTGAATCGCGTGAAATCACCGAGTTTCCCGAACACACCGTCAGGAGTAATTTTCCAGCCGGGTGCGTTTACTGCCGTTGCAGACGGACAGATTTATCTTGAACCGAATGCACAAGCTAAAAAAGCAGTTGAACAGGCGATGAATGGTTGGGACCCATCCGGTGGATGCCTCTATTATTTTAATCCGAAGACAGCTACATCCAAATGGATATGGACACGTCCTCAGGTAAAAACAATCGGGCAGCATATATTCTGTATGTGA